From Haemorhous mexicanus isolate bHaeMex1 chromosome 13, bHaeMex1.pri, whole genome shotgun sequence, a single genomic window includes:
- the LOC132333436 gene encoding LOW QUALITY PROTEIN: ras-related and estrogen-regulated growth inhibitor-like protein (The sequence of the model RefSeq protein was modified relative to this genomic sequence to represent the inferred CDS: deleted 2 bases in 2 codons), giving the protein MGLVGPLGAVGSAGLSACRAELYTRLGPSEGLGHARMGLRLPLRRSTSFTPDHPALMEVPGPAALKMEANVLVMGADNVGKSALTVRFLTRRFIGEYGDMEFIYSHNLTVDGREILLHIWDVPSSQEQAEDGSSEEKRIQWADSFVLVYSICDRASFNILPLKVQFIKAAKEGQSQEKVPIVIVGNKRDLHHQRVVSSEEGRLLALSLDCGFYEVSAAEAYHGALMVFHGLAKLIPDTKLALKKGTGIRGIVKTMSAVFARKRTDSL; this is encoded by the exons ATGGGCCTCGTGGGTCCCCTGGGTGCCGTGGGAAGCGCTGGGCTGTCGGCT TGCCGAGCCGAGTTGTACACACGGCTGGGACCGTCCGAGGGGCTCGGCCACGCTCGG ATGGGGCTCCGGCTCCCGCTGCGCCGGAGCACCAGCTTCACCCCCGACCACCCTGCCCTCATGGAGGTGCCAGGCCCCGCTGCCCTGAAGATGGAAGCAAACGTCCTTGTCATGGGAGCAGACAACGTAGGGAAATCAG ctctgacCGTGCGTTTCCTGACCCGGCGCTTTATTGGAGAGTATGGAGACATGG AATTCATCTACAGCCACAACCTGACTGTGGATGGCCGAGAGATTCTCTTACACATCTGGGATGTCCCCAGTTCCCAG gagcaggcagaggatggCTCCTCAGAGGAGAAGCGAATCCAGTGGGCAGACAGCTTTGTCCTGGTCTATAGTATCTGTGACCGTGCCAGCTTCAACATCCTGCCCCTCAAAGTCCAGTTCATCAAGGCTGCCAaggaggggcagagccaggagaaggTGCCCATTGTCATTGTGGGCAACAAACGGGACCTGCACCACCAGCGGGTGGTGTCCAGCGAGGAGGGACGGCTCCTGGCCCTCTCTTTAGACTGCGGTTTCTACGAGGTCTCTGCAGCTGAGGCCTATCACGGAGCCCTCATGGTCTTCCATGGACTGGCCAAGCTCATCCCAGACACCAAGCTGGCCCTGAAGAAGGGCACAGGGATCCGGGGCATCGTCAAGACCATGTCAGCTGTGTTTGCCCGTAAGCGAACAGACTCCCTGTGA
- the KIF7 gene encoding kinesin-like protein KIF7 → MAAEAAVVRVAVRVRPLLPREALRGHRPCLRSDAATGEVALGRRRFRFAAVLPEAAGQAAVYRACVQPLLRAFFRGFNATVFAYGQTGSGKTYTIGEASVASINEDEQGIIPRAMAETFRLIDENDLIDYTVRVSYLEVYKEEFRDLLQVDTASKDIQIREDDKGNVVLCGVKESEVEGLDEVLSLLEMGNTAKHTGATHINRQSSRSHTIFTVTMEQRRGAGRLPLHRQPPAVPAAGQVLVSKFHFVDLAGSERIVKTGNTGERLKESIQINCGLLALGNVISALGDPRRKTTHIPYRDSKITRILKDSLGGNAQTVMIACVSPSSSDFDESLNTLNYASRAQNIQNKAVVNCRKETEHIEELHLQIKNLQKALEQRQRSETRTIHRSGSAKRGAPDATARLLAECAHYRTCTDAAHRLLTELQEDSNLTLEQILRVKEWLCAVESQRSELTSAGLDSGIESTSMEEQGQEAQGSKVAKVQVNTEKKCESIKDEQVAKLQRQVERLEEENRDFLAALEDAMEQYKLQSDKLQEQQDKISELHVRLEMAMPNLCVPGLLENLHLVTASQRPHTAPLDAAPSHRLGGVPSGLLPEQSGRALCKKKLSSSSSLQKEELAGWHPNHTQHPSGDPEVREVVLRRELIQDSEKPSELSSGEEMEEWEQKQSLSQCRNGIQNLSKKEIFRLDEEPSGDNTHSIQKEQLALSKEVCGKRESLLGSRERLPGKGSEWRLVQAQQKIRELAINIRMKEELITELIKTGKDAQALNKQYSQKISELEQEAEQVRAELSDSQKQLQELEGKEPWDPGEKRKLQEYHTRLAAVRSKAQVLCKKKQATERLVSLSAQSEKRVQELERNIQLMRRQQGQLQRRLREESEQKRRLETEVNKGQHRVKELELKHEQHQKILRIKTEEIAAFQRKRRSGSNGSVISLEQQQKIEEQKKWLDMEMDKVLEQRQALDELEDELRKREAIVAKKEALLQEKNGLESKRLRSSQALTDDIVRVSSRLEHLEKELSEKNGQLRHGSAQDQQQIRQEINSLRQEKDQLLKQRLELDNKLRQGTLLSPEEERILFQLDEAIEALDAAIEYKNESITCRQRVLRASASLLSQCEMNLMAKLSYLSSSETRALLCKYFDKVVTLREDQHRQHIAFSELEMQLEEQQQLVYWLEAAVERQRLEMDRQLTLQQKEHEQNMQLLLQQSREHMDEGLASSKLQYEARIQVLEKELSRYMWANQELNQRLSNMNLHPGQTKAGMERSIHGAGDRAAPELGTCEEFSLREQPVPPAAAEESPRARDESRDLVHAPLPSTWRRSSLPSDSPGDPRQRDTEHSLLRAGQPLELLPPRSLAAAAAPKARRELRRASLNVSPVPYHPAMIDVRKNPL, encoded by the exons ATGGCGGCGGAGGCGGCGGTGGTGCGGGTGGCGGTGCGGGTGCGGCCGCTGCTGCCCCGGGAGGCGCTGCGGGGACACCGACCCTGCCTGCGGAGCGATGCCGCCACCGGCGAGGTGGCGCTGGGCCGCCGCCGGTTCCGCTTCGCCGCCGTGCTGCCCGAGGCGGCGGGGCAGGCGGCCGTGTACCGGGCCTGCGTCCAGCCGCTGCTGCGCGCCTTCTTCCGCGGCTTCAACGCCACCGTCTTCGCCTACGGACAAACCGGCTCCGGCAAGACCTACACCATCGGGGAGGCCAGCGTCG CTTCCATCAATGAGGATGAGCAGGGCATCATCCCACGAGCCATGGCTGAGACCTTCAGGCTCATCGATGAGAATGACCTGATTGACTACACGGTCCGAGTGTCCTACCTGGAAGTGTACAAGGAGGAGTTTCGGGACCTGCTGCAGGTGGATACAGCCAGCAAAGACATTCAGATCCGGGAGGATGACAAGGGGAACGTTG TGCTCTGCGGGGTGAAGGAGTCAGAAGTGGAAGGGCTGGACGAGGTGCTGAGCCTGCTGGAGATGGGGAACACAGCCAAGCACACGGGAGCCACCCACATCAACAGGCAGTCGAGCCGCTCGCACACCATCTTCACGGTGACCATGGAGCAGCGGCGCGGGGCTGGCCGGCTGCCCCTGCACCGCCAGCCCCCCGCCGTGCCCGCCGCCGGACAGGTCCTGGTCTCCAAGTTCCATTTCGTGGACCTGGCAGGCTCAGAGCGAATTGTGAAGACGGGAAACACGGGGGAGAGGCTGAAGGAGAGTATCCAGATCAACTGTGGCCTCCTGGCCTTGGGCAACGTCATCAGTGCCTTGGGAGATCCTCGGAGAAAGACCACCCACATCCCGTACAGGGACTCCAAAATCACCAG GATCCTGAAAGACTCCCTGGGGGGGAACGCCCAGACGGTGATGATCGCCTGTGTCAGCCCCTCATCCTCTGACTTCGACGAGAGCCTCAACACGCTGAATTACGCCAGCCGGGCTCAGAACATCCAGAACAAGGCGGTGGTGAACTGCCGCAAGGAGACGGAGCACATCGAGGAGCTGCACCTGCAGATCAAGAACCTGCAGAAGGCGCTGGAGCAGCGGCAGCGCTCCGAGACGCGCACCATCCACCGCTCGGGCAGCGCCAAGCGCGGCGCGCCCGACGCCACGGCCCGGCTGCTGGCCGAGTGCGCCCATTACCGCACCTGCACCGACGCCGCGCACCGGCTGCTCACCGAGCTCCAGGAGGACAGCAACCTGACCCTGGAGCAGATCCTGCGTGTCAAGGAGTGGCTGTGCGCCGTGGAGAGCCAGAGGAGCGAGCTGACCTCGGCCGGGCTGGACAGCGGCATTGAGAGCACTTCCATGgaagagcaggggcaggaggcacAAGGGTCAAAAGTGGCAAAAGTCCAG GTGAACACTGAGAAGAAGTGTGAGTCCATCAAAGATGAGCAGGTGGCCAAGCTACAGAGGCAAGTGGAACGCCTGGAGGAGGAGAACCGTGAtttcctggctgccctggaggatgCTATGGAACAGTATAAGCTGCAG AGTGACaaactgcaggagcagcaggataaGATCTCAGAGCTGCACGTGCGCTTGGAGATGGCAATGCCAAACCTGTGTGTGCCAGGACTGCTGGAAAATCTTCACCTGGTCACTGCCAGCCAGAgaccccacacagccccactggaTGCTGCCCCGTCCCACCGCCTTGGTGGGGTTCCCTCGGGGCTGCTTCCTGAGCAGAGTGGAAGAGCTCTTTGCAAGAAG aagctcagcagcagcagctccttgcagaAAGAGGAACTGGCAGGCTGGCACCCGAACCACACACAGCACCCAAGTGGTGATCCTGAGGTCAGAGAGGTGGTGCTGAGGAGGGAACTCATCCAGGACTCAGAGAAGCCATCAGAGCTGTCCTCAGGAGAGGAGATGGAGGAATGGGAGCAGAAacagtccctgtcccagtgccg GAATGGGATCCAAAATTTGAGCAAGAAAGAGATTTTCAGGTTGGATGAGGAGCCAAGTGGAGACAATACCCACTCAAttcagaaggagcagctggcatTGTCAAAAG AGGTCTGTGGGAAGCGGGAGTCACTGCTTGGTTCCCGGGAACGcctgccagggaagggctctgagTGGAGGCTGGTGCAAGCACAGCAGAAGATTCGAGAGCTGGCGATCAACATCCGCATGAAGGAGGAGCTGATCACAGAGCTCATTAAGACAG GCAAGGATGCCCAGGCTCTGAACAAGCAGTACAGCCAGAAGATCagtgagctggagcaggaagcagagcaggtgCGGGCAGAGCTGAGTGACAGCcagaagcagctccaggagctggagggcaAAGAGCCGTGGGACCCTGGGGAGAAGCGCAAGCTGCAGGAGTACCACACACGCCTGGCGGCCGTGCGGAGCAAGGCACAG GTTCTGTGCAAGAAGAAGCAGGCGACGGAGCGGCTGGTGTCGCTGTCAGCACAGAGCGAGAAGCGcgtgcaggagctggagaggaacaTCCAGCTGATGCGGcggcagcaggggcagctgcagcgGCGGCTGCGCGAGGAGAGCGAGCAGAAACGGCGGCTGGAGACAGAGGTGAACAAGGGACAGCACCGAGTCAAG GAACTGGAGCTGAAGCACGAGCAGCACCAGAAAATCCTGCGCATCAAAACAGAGGAAATTGCGGCTTTCCAGAGGAAGCGGCGGAGTGGCAGCAATGGTTCTGTgatcagcctggagcagcagcag AAAATTGAGGAACAGAAGAAGTGGCTGGACATGGAGATGGATAAAGTTCTTGAGCAGCGTCAGGCCCTGGATGAGCTGGAAGATGAGCTGAGGAAACGGGAAGCTATTGTGGCCAAAAAggaagccctgctgcaggagaagaatGGCCTGGAGAGCAAAAGGCTGCGCTCCAGCCAG GCCCTGACAGATGACATAGTGCGCGTGTCCAGCcgcctggagcacctggagaaggagctgagtGAGAAGAATGGGCAGCTGCGCCACGGCAGTGCCCAGGACCAGCAGCAGATCCGCCAGGAGATCAACAGCCTGCGCCAGGAGAAGGACCAGCTGCTCAAACAGAGACTGGAGCTCGACAACAAGCTGCGTCAGGGCacgctgctgtccccagag gaAGAACGGATCTTGTTCCAGCTGGATGAGGCAATTGAggctctggatgcagccatTGAGTACAAGAATGAGTCCATCACGTGCAGGCAGCGAGTCCTGCGGGCCTCAGCCAGCCTGCTGTCGCAGTGTGAGATGAACCTCATGGCCAAGCTCAGCTACCTCTCCTCCTCCGAGACAcgagctctgctctgcaagtACTTTGACAAG GTGGTGACACTGCGAGAggaccagcacaggcagcacattGCCTTCTCAGAGCTGGAgatgcagctggaggagcagcagcagctggtgtactggctggaggcagctgtggAGCGCCAGCGCCTGGAGATGGACCGCCAGCTcaccctgcagcagaaggagcacGAGCAGAACATGCAGttactgctgcagcagagccgtg AGCACATGGATGAGGGGCTGGCCAGCAGCAAGCTGCAGTATGAGGCGAGGATTCAAgtgctggaaaaggagctgagCCGTTACATGTGGGCAAACCAGGAGCTGAACCAGAGACTGAGTAACATGAACCTCCATCCTGGACAGACCAAAG cagggatggagagaaGCATTcatggagctggggacagagctgccccTGAGCTTGGCACCTGTGAGGAATTCAGCCTCAGGGAGCAGCCCGTGCCTCCAGCTGCCGCTGAAGAGAGCCCTCGGGCCAGAGATGAGAGCAGGGACCTGGTGCACGCCCCTTTGCCCTCGACGTGGAGGCGTTCCTCGCTGCCCAGCGACAGCCCCGGCGACCCCCggcagagggacacagagcacTCACTGCTGAGAGCGGGGCAGCCCCTCGAGCTGCTCCCTCCACggagcctggctgctgctgctgctcccaaagccCGCCGGGAGCTGCGCAGAGCCAGCCTCAACGTCAGCCCAGTGCCTTATCACCCAGCCATGATAGACGTGAGGAAAAACCCACTCTAG